The proteins below are encoded in one region of Rhinolophus sinicus isolate RSC01 linkage group LG07, ASM3656204v1, whole genome shotgun sequence:
- the SPRY1 gene encoding protein sprouty homolog 1: MDPPNQHGSGSSLVVIQQPALGSRQRLDYEREIQPAAILSLDQIKAIRGSNEYTEGPSVVKRPAPRTAPRQEKHERTHEIIPINVNNNYEHRPTSHLGHAGPLTNARGPILSRSTSTGSAASSGSNSSASSEQGLLGRSPPARPVPGHRSERAIRTQPKQLIVDDLKGSLKEDLTQHKFICERCGKCKCGECTAPRTLPSCLACDRQCLCSAESMVEYGTCMCLVKGIFYHCSNDDEGDSYSDNPCSCSQSHCCSRYLCMGAMSVFLPCLLCYPPAKGCLKLCRGCYDWIHRPGCRCKNSNTVYCKLESCPSRGQGKPS, encoded by the coding sequence ATGGATCCCCCAAATCAACATGGCAGTGGCAGTTCGTTAGTTGTGATTCAGCAGCCCGCACTGGGTAGTCGGCAGAGGCTAGACTATGAGAGAGAGATTCAGCCTGCTGCTATTTTGTCCTTAGACCAGATCAAGGCCATCAGAGGCAGCAATGAATACACGGAAGGGCCGTCAGTGGTGAAAAGACCTGCTCCTCGAACCGCACCAAGACAAGAAAAGCACGAAAGGACTCATGAAATCATACCGATCAATGTGAATAATAACTATGAGCATAGACCTACGAGCCACCTGGGACACGCAGGCCCCTTGACTAATGCCCGAGGCCCCATTTTGAGCAGATCCACCAGCACTGGAAGTGCAGCCAGTTCTGGGAGCAACAGCAGTGCCTCTTCCGAGCAGGGGCTGTTGGGAAGGTCCCCGCCAGCCAGACCAGTCCCTGGCCATCGGTCTGAAAGGGCAATCCGGACCCAGCCCAAGCAGCTGATTGTGGACGACTTGAAGGGTTCCTTGAAAGAGGACCTGACACAGCACAAGTTCATTTGTGAACGGTGTGGGAAGTGCAAATGTGGCGAGTGCACCGCTCCCAGGACCCTGCCTTCCTGTCTGGCCTGTGACCGGCAGTGCCTTTGCTCTGCTGAGAGCATGGTGGAGTACGGAACCTGCATGTGCTTGGTCAAGGGCATCTTCTACCACTGCTCCAATGACGATGAAGGGGATTCTTACTCGGATAATCCTTGCTCCTGCTCCCAGTCACACTGCTGCTCTAGGTACCTGTGTATGGGAGCCATGTCTGTATTTTTACCTTGCTTGCTCTGTTACCCTCCTGCCAAAGGATGCCTAAAGCTGTGCAGGGGGTGTTATGACTGGATCCATCGCCCAGGGTGCAGATGCAAGAACTCCAACACTGTCTACTGTAAGCTGGAGAGCTGCCCCTCCCGGGGTCAGGGTAAACCGTCATGA